One Campylobacter concisus DNA segment encodes these proteins:
- a CDS encoding amino acid ABC transporter permease → MQGVSILFDTQNLLRLLEGLVVSTEISLISIIISVIGGLILGVLMSMKNKFIYFVLKICLEIVRIMPQIVWLFLFYFGVSKAFDIHISAFTASLIVFSLWGVFEMMDIVRGAITSIPKHQFESAASLGLSKFQIYFYVIIPLATRRLVPGAVNLLSRMIKTTSIVVLIGVVEVVKVGQQIIERNVFTNPMAPFWIYTLIFFLYFAICYPVSKLSKKLEEKWS, encoded by the coding sequence ATGCAAGGAGTTAGTATATTATTTGACACGCAAAATTTACTAAGACTGCTTGAAGGTCTTGTAGTAAGCACTGAAATTTCACTCATCTCTATCATCATCTCCGTCATCGGCGGACTCATACTTGGCGTTTTGATGAGTATGAAAAACAAATTTATCTATTTTGTTTTAAAAATTTGTCTCGAGATCGTGCGCATCATGCCTCAGATCGTCTGGTTATTTTTATTTTATTTTGGCGTTAGCAAGGCTTTTGATATCCACATCTCAGCATTTACCGCCTCACTCATCGTCTTTAGCCTTTGGGGTGTTTTTGAGATGATGGATATCGTGCGAGGAGCGATCACCTCGATACCAAAGCACCAGTTTGAGTCAGCTGCCTCACTTGGACTTAGTAAATTTCAAATTTACTTTTACGTCATCATCCCGCTTGCTACTAGAAGGCTGGTGCCTGGAGCTGTAAATTTACTAAGTCGTATGATAAAAACGACCTCTATCGTCGTGCTAATCGGCGTTGTAGAGGTGGTCAAGGTCGGTCAGCAGATCATCGAGCGAAATGTATTTACAAATCCTATGGCGCCATTTTGGATATACACGCTCATATTCTTTTTATATTTTGCGATCTGCTATCCAGTCTCAAAACTATCGAAAAAACTAGAAGAAAAATGGAGCTAA
- a CDS encoding amino acid ABC transporter ATP-binding protein, with protein MSENILELKKINKFYGELHALKDISLEVKSGEVVVLLGPSGCGKSTTLRCINGLESIVSGEIIIDGEAIDAKFKEWQSIRQKVGMVFQSYELFDHMNVIDNVLLGPLKVQKRDRAEAEKTADMWLSKVGLLDKKFAYPKELSGGQKQRIAIVRSLCLNPEIMLFDEVTAALDPEIVREVLDVILNLAKDGMTMLIVTHEMSFARAVANKIVFMDAGAIVEISEPEEFFTNPKSDRAKKFLNLFSF; from the coding sequence ATGAGCGAAAATATCTTAGAACTTAAAAAAATAAACAAATTTTATGGAGAGCTTCACGCCTTAAAGGATATAAGCTTGGAGGTTAAAAGTGGCGAAGTGGTCGTGCTTCTTGGACCATCGGGCTGTGGCAAGAGCACAACTCTTAGATGCATAAACGGCCTTGAGAGCATAGTAAGTGGCGAGATCATCATAGACGGCGAAGCGATAGACGCTAAATTTAAAGAGTGGCAAAGTATCCGCCAAAAGGTCGGCATGGTCTTTCAAAGCTACGAGCTATTTGATCACATGAACGTCATAGATAACGTCCTTCTTGGGCCTTTGAAGGTGCAAAAAAGAGATAGAGCCGAGGCTGAAAAAACGGCTGATATGTGGTTAAGCAAGGTTGGGCTACTTGATAAGAAATTTGCCTATCCAAAGGAGCTAAGCGGCGGTCAAAAGCAGCGCATAGCAATCGTTAGAAGCCTTTGCTTAAACCCTGAGATCATGCTATTTGACGAGGTTACGGCTGCACTTGATCCAGAGATCGTTAGAGAAGTGCTTGATGTGATACTAAATTTAGCCAAAGATGGCATGACGATGTTAATAGTCACCCACGAGATGAGCTTTGCAAGAGCGGTTGCAAATAAGATCGTATTTATGGACGCTGGAGCGATCGTGGAGATAAGCGAGCCAGAGGAGTTTTTTACTAATCCAAAGAGCGATCGCGCGAAGAAATTTCTAAATTTATTCTCGTTTTAG